The Euphorbia lathyris chromosome 2, ddEupLath1.1, whole genome shotgun sequence genome includes a window with the following:
- the LOC136220644 gene encoding uncharacterized protein yields the protein MTMEEASGPAGPKVLRMLYFVGAGFICTIAINKWKEFEKKSIQKQHQESQLSPNLLSHSSSTPNPIQRPSK from the exons ATGACAATGGAAGAGGCTTCCGGCCCCGCAGGGCCAAAGGTTCTCCGTATGCTCTATTTCGTCGGCGCCGGAT tTATCTGCACAATAGCGATCAACAAGTGGAAGGAATTTGAAAAGAAATCTATCCAAAAGCAACACCAAGAATCGCAGCTCTCTCCAAATTTATTATCTCACAGCTCTTCGACTCCAAATCCGATTCAAAGACCGTCCAAATGA
- the LOC136220646 gene encoding probable polygalacturonase, translating into MATSKLLLHVSMTLVMMGYWVITSASVQYPAINCRKHSAVITEYGGVGDGKTSNTNAFRSAIKNLSRYATDGGAQLIVPPGKWLTGPFNLTSYFTLFLHKDALLLASPTEAEWPLLPPLPSYGSGRDAPGARFTSFIFGTNLTDVVITGNNGTIDGQGKTWWDKFHKHKLKSTRPYLIEFLYSNHIQISNLTLINSPSWHVHPTYSSYVFIQGLTIISPIDSPNTDGINPDSCSNTRIQDCYIVSGDDCIAVKSGWDQYGIKFGMPTKQLVIRRITCISLDSAAIALGSEMSGGIEDVRAEDITAINTESAIRIKTSPGRGAYVRDIFVRGMKLDTMKYVFWMTGAYGSHPDQGYDPNALPNVTGINYKDIVAENVTLSGKLEGIEKAPFSDICISNVRIGLAKKAKKVQWDCKNVTGSSSNVSPKPCDLLSGKNAECYFPEDKLDVDNVKMKSCFV; encoded by the exons ATGGCAACATCCAAATTACTCCTTCATGTATCAATGACACTGGTAATGATGGGATATTGGGTAATTACGTCGGCGTCCGTACAATATCCGGCAATAAATTGTCGGAAGCACAGTGCAGTTATAACAGAATATGGTGGAGTTGGCGATGGAAAAACATCAAATACAAATGCATTCCGATCAGCAATAAAGAATCTAAGCCGATATGCAACAGATGGTGGAGCACAGCTTATAGTGCCACCTGGAAAATGGTTAACTGGACCTTTTAACCTCACTAgttatttcactctttttctcCATAAAGATGCTCTTCTTCTTGCTTCTCCG ACGGAGGCGGAGTGGCCTCTTCTCCCTCCATTGCCTTCTTATGGGTCGGGAAGAGACGCCCCCGGAGCAAGGTTCACTAGTTTCATCTTCGGTACTAACCTCACAGATGTCGTCATTACTg GTAACAACGGCACAATCGATGGGCAGGGAAAAACTTGGTGGGACAAATTCCACAAGCATAAACTCAAATCAACCCGACCTTACCTCATTGAGTTTTTGTACTCAAATCACATTCAGATATCCAATCTTACTCTAATTAACTCACCATCGTGGCATGTTCATCCTACATATAGCAG TTATGTGTTTATTCAAGGGCTAACAATTATTTCACCAATTGATTCCCCCAATACAGATGGAATTAATCcag ATTCATGCAGCAATACAAGAATCCAAGACTGTTACATAGTATCAGGAGATGATTGCATAGCAGTTAAAAGTGGGTGGGATCAATACGGTATCAAATTCGGAATGCCAACAAAACAACTAGTAATTCGGCGAATAACCTGCATTTCCCTGGACAGTGCAGCCATAGCTCTCGGAAGCGAAATGTCAGGCGGAATCGAAGACGTAAGAGCCGAAGACATCACAGCAATAAACACCGAATCAGCTATCCGAATCAAAACTTCACCCGGTAGAGGAGCATACGTACGAGACATTTTCGTAAGGGGAATGAAACTTGACACCATGAAGTACGTTTTCTGGATGACCGGAGCCTACGGATCGCACCCTGACCAAGGGTACGATCCGAACGCATTGCCTAACGTTACTGGAATAAATTACAAAGACATCGTGGCGGAAAACGTAACGTTGTCGGGGAAGCTAGAAGGGATTGAGAAAGCTCCATTTAGTGATATTTGTATTTCAAATGTAAGGATTGGATTGGCAAAGAAAGCAAAGAAAGTACAATGGGATTGCAAAAATGTGACGGGGAGTAGTAGTAATGTGAGTCCTAAACCATGTGATTTGTTGAGTGGGAAGAATGCGGAGTGTTATTTCCCTGAAGATAAGTTGGATGTTGATAATGTTAAGATGAAGTCCTGCTTTGTTTGA